DNA sequence from the Arthrobacter jinronghuae genome:
TGGACACGGTCGCCTTGGAGATGTAGCGGCCCTTGGCTGCCGACGGCTTGAGGCGAAGGACCTCTTCCAGTGCTGCTGCGTAGTTCTCAGCCAGCTTCTGGGCGTCGAAGGACACCTTGCCGATGATGAAGTGCAGGTTGGAGTGCTTGTCGACGCGGAAGTCGATCTTGCCACCCTTGATGTCCGTGACAGCCTTCGCCACGTTCGGGGTAACCGTACCGGTCTTCGGGTTCGGCATGAGGTTACGCGGGCCGAGCACGCGGCCCAGGCGGCCGACCTTGCCCATCATGTCCGGGGTAGCCACTGCGGCGTCGAAGTCGGTCCAGCCTGCTGCAACCTTTTCGATCATGTCATCGGAACCAACGAAGTCGGCGCCGGCAGCGATTGCTGCTTCAGCCTTCTCGCCGGTTGCGAAAACGAGGACGCGGGCCGTCTTGCCGGTGCCGTGGGGCAGGTTGACCGTGCCGCGGACCATCTGGTCGGCCTTACGGGGGTCAACGCCCAGGCG
Encoded proteins:
- the rplA gene encoding 50S ribosomal protein L1; amino-acid sequence: MAKRSKAYEAAAAKIDADKLYAPVEAVELAKDTNPSKFDATVEVAFRLGVDPRKADQMVRGTVNLPHGTGKTARVLVFATGEKAEAAIAAGADFVGSDDMIEKVAAGWTDFDAAVATPDMMGKVGRLGRVLGPRNLMPNPKTGTVTPNVAKAVTDIKGGKIDFRVDKHSNLHFIIGKVSFDAQKLAENYAAALEEVLRLKPSAAKGRYISKATVSTTFGPSISVDPNVTKVLADA